The genomic stretch aaattggcaaaggataaatatGATTGGCACagatattataaaatattttttacacagAGTGGTCAGTGAGCAGAATAGCTTACCAGTGAACGCAGAAACAGTAggagttttcaagaccaggtttgacgcagtgctagatactatttagctaaGTAGACTTTTGTGGTAGGAAAATGCGAGCAtttggctgaatggcctgttattttatgttaatcAGTATACAGGCTccattccagaaccttctgaCAGTGGAATTCTCTTGGAGAAAATCAGACGAATGAATTAGAGTTGAAGGGAATGTAATAAATAATCTACAAGCAAGTTTTGTTATAATCTATTCGGATGAGCTTCAGTTTAATCATTGTCCAATTATACAAAACAATGTATCAGAGCAATGTCATTTAGTACAATGGGCAGCTGGACATTTCCAGAATAAGTCCCCACCTGTGATGTAGAAAGCCTTGTACTGCCCCAGTCTGACTGTCTGCAGTTCCCCAAACTGCCCTGCTGCACCACTGTTGGGATGGCATAGACTCTATAGTAGGGAAGAGGGCACCGGATAAGGAAAGGGACCATCAATTACTTCACCAAAACCATTACTGAAAATTGGTAATACTGAGCATTATGTCGATGTACATTTACTCATAATGCCATGTGCTAGCACTGAAATAATCACACtcgatattacattacatgttatgacgcttttatccaacagttgattagactaatcaggagacaatcccccccccggagcaatgtggcccaacagctgtgcagatcttatcatggaaCACAGcagattgaaccaccaaccttatgAATACGGCACTGAGTCTCACATCTTTGCTTCTGTAGAAAGATTTGTAAGAGGTACAGAAGCAATTTCTCTGACAAGCCACCCACGAATGATTCTCATCCATGTAGGCTGGTAAATATGTAATAGGAGTGTCCGAATTATGATCTAATTTGCCCTCAGTTGTACCTTATGTCCAGTCTCTGAGCCATGGAGTAGAATATCTGTTATATCCATCCCATCATAGTGTCTGTGTGATGGGGCCTCTGCACCTCCTAGAGAAAGGACAGTGGAGAAGATGTCCAGCCCACTGCcagagggaaggagacagaGTTAAAGCATCTGCGTTATCTGGAATTCCTCTGTATCACCTCAATAATACTTTTAATAATAGTTCTAATGGTGTTCAGCACCTTAGAAGGGCTCTGCTGGTGGTGTTTTCTGGAATCTTCCCTGGCCAGTAGGCCACTGTTGGCACACGGTGACCCCCCTCCCATGTAGTCCTCTTAGCAGACCCTCCACCTGATGTGCAATGAACCAAGAAAAAATCACAACTGTTTAACAAgagataatttattatttattttggcccCACACAAGACGCGCCATGACAAAACTACAACACCAGGAACTTTGCCAGGCGGTTAATGTGATCTGTAAGGACTCATCTGGCTCAACCTCTCACAAGCTAATGTTACACATAATAGTTACGCTGTGTCACCTCTAACTCCAGTACTGAGTTTAATTTATAAAGCAAAATCTTGAATTAAGCCTTTTTGTGGGGAAACCCAAATTCATGAATGGACATGCAAATACTGTGTAAGGGGAGTGAATTTATtcacctctgtctgtctgccaccTTCCCAAAAAAGGACCCACGTTTCCAGAAAACTCACATTTCTGGGTCCAAGGGCCATTATCACCTGAAAAGTAAAGGTTCCTCCTTTAATTTTTCAGCGAAAGTTTACTGCTCCAGAGTGTTCTGGACTTAAAGTGTCAGTGTGCACACACCAAAGCAACATTCTGTGCTAAAAAAAAGCACAACAGGTATACTCACTCTGCCAACCAACACACTGACCTGTGAACCAGATTAAAGTATTTTCCTTATCGTTGTCATCAGATGCATTCTTTATGGCCCCCACCAGACTGTCCATTTCCCTCAGACTGGCAGCATACACCAGTCCGGGGTCACGTCCTTCACGGGACAGGTCAGGAGAAAGTGGCACATGCATGTGAGACAGAGCCACGTATAGCAGGAAGGGCTGTCCTCTTTCTCTGCAGAGCACAGTACAGCGGGGTCCTTTCAGTTCAGAAGCACTGTGGTGTTTTCACATTGCAAATGTACCCTTGGAATAAGTATTTACATAAATTAAACTGACGAACGCAAGTGGTCCTATCAGTGCCACACATCTCCCCTGTGTTCACTAGAACATCGGAACAGAACATCCACACATGACATCAATGTGCAAAGCCAGGGGAGGCAGAGACTGAACTCAATTGAAAGGGTACTTTATCAAGAAAATGGGTTACCAAAGGGACGAGGACAGGAACATTTGtaccattacattatttaacataaaagtataaaaacatTCAGAAGTAGCTACTTGTCATTGGACCTCAATTGCATCTACAATGGGGAGAAGACACCTGCACTAGCTAAAGAATACAGCATCCATGCCCTCCCTTGGCTACCTGAGCAGTCCATAAGTGACATTAATTTTGACAAAGAGCACTAGAAACAAATGTTAAGTGATTACATACTGAATTGAGTGTTGAGTCAATTGTAAAGGGAACAGCTTTTGTTTCATTGAGCATTCGTATCAATGCAAATTATCACCTACCACAGCACACGTGAAGACATCCCTCAAGACGAAGTCTCGAAAAAATAAGGATTTAGTTGGGAATAGGCTACAGATGGTGACTGAACAGATACCTTGAACCATGGATGATGTTAACGGCTGTCTGCTTGTACCGCTCAGCCAGGGTCCAGAGGTCCAATGGCTGTTCCACGATGCTCAGGTTTTCAAATAAGGGCAATGCCACCTTGGAGTAACAGCCGCCATGTTTGTGACTGGAGTGAGTTCCCATTAcagggaaaatattttaaatgttattctGCATGCATGTCAACACAAACGCACAATAACCTAAATCCTACTTAAATACTACATGCTAAACAGAAGCAACACTATGCCCTAATGAGCAGATTGGGACAGAGGCTGTGGAAAACTGTGCAACACATCACACCTGTACGTCAGCATATCCTGCTCACATGGAGGACAGCTAGGAAGGTCAAAGCCAGGAGAGTCTGTACAGCCCATGTCATTGCTGTAGGGAATTCCAAGGTAGTAATCAAAGCCTGGGGAGGTAAGGATTCTGTTTCACAATCACAGGCATGATCACAACATGCTTAATCAACATCCaacaacatttattattattaatgtatttgtatatacactcggtcaccactttattaggtacacttgtacaccagcttgttaatgcaaatatttaatcagctaatcatgtggcagcaactaaatgcaaatgtcagaatggggaagaaatgtgatctaggtgactttgactgtggaattattgctggtcccagacagggtggtttgagtatctcttgATAGAGTttatagagaatggtgcgaaaaacaaaaaacatccagtgagcagcagtcattaacgtgttgttaatgagagaggtcagagggcaaGATTGGTCAAACccggcaggaaggtgacagtaacacaaataaccacacattacaacagtggtatgcagaagaacatctctgaacacacaacgcgtcaaacctctaagtggataggctacagcagtagaaacctaaaaaataagtctaataaatacctaataaactgctcactgagtgtatataatgcaTTGAGGGAGTTTTCCCTTTAATGTTACAATACTGTACGCAGAGCACAGAACATGCCTTGACTATAAAAAACAGCATGATGATGAATGAGTTGAGCGCACATCAGTGCTATCCATTTCATCACACTCTCACAGTCGTATTTCATACCTTGAGACCCGAAAATAGCTTTTTATAGCTATGGTAGCTATGGAGCAAAACGATAGATGTGGTCACTCAATTCAAACGAAACAAAGAGTCACTTTCACATCCAGCCAAAAGGGGTTTCAAACAGTTCAAACAGGGGTTTCTCAGCTCTCACTGAGCTCCCGAAAGACATCCACCATGGCAGCCAAATACATTTGCCCTAAAAGTGACAAACTAAATGAAAACCCAAACAAACTGATGTCAGGGAGTGAGATGTTTCTGGGTCTCcattttctggaataaatgttGCAAGGTGCATGGTCGTA from Conger conger chromosome 2, fConCon1.1, whole genome shotgun sequence encodes the following:
- the LOC133120132 gene encoding arylsulfatase G-like isoform X2 — encoded protein: MAMGLTLLFLSGALLSGMLYYVTYQYRDLRKPNFIIILADDIGWGDLGMNLAGKSHTPHLDLMALGGMRFTDFHSPASTCSPSRAAILTGRHGLRNGVTHNFAVGSVGGLPLNESTFAQVLQATGYYTAMIGKWHLGHNGQFHPSHRGFDYYLGIPYSNDMGCTDSPGFDLPSCPPCEQDMLTYSHKHGGCYSKVALPLFENLSIVEQPLDLWTLAERYKQTAVNIIHGSRERGQPFLLYVALSHMHVPLSPDLSREGRDPGLVYAASLREMDSLVGAIKNASDDNDKENTLIWFTGDNGPWTQKCGGSAKRTTWEGGHRVPTVAYWPGKIPENTTSRALLSGLDIFSTVLSLGGAEAPSHRHYDGMDITDILLHGSETGHKSLCHPNSGAAGQFGELQTVRLGQYKAFYITGAAEACGGGTGKQEVHDPPLIFDLSDDEEESSPMDSGSEEYQAVLEQVQRERDALLRDIAKDHVSRADYTVDPSAAPCCDPGHVACRCEGGG
- the LOC133120132 gene encoding arylsulfatase G-like isoform X1, whose amino-acid sequence is MAMGLTLLFLSGALLSGMLYYVTYQYRDLRKPNFIIILADDIGWGDLGMNLAGKSHTPHLDLMALGGMRFTDFHSPASTCSPSRAAILTGRHGLRNGVTHNFAVGSVGGLPLNESTFAQVLQATGYYTAMIGKWHLGHNGQFHPSHRGFDYYLGIPYSNDMGCTDSPGFDLPSCPPCEQDMLTYSHKHGGCYSKVALPLFENLSIVEQPLDLWTLAERYKQTAVNIIHGSRERGQPFLLYVALSHMHVPLSPDLSREGRDPGLVYAASLREMDSLVGAIKNASDDNDKENTLIWFTGDNGPWTQKCEFSGNVGPFLGRWQTDRGGGSAKRTTWEGGHRVPTVAYWPGKIPENTTSRALLSGLDIFSTVLSLGGAEAPSHRHYDGMDITDILLHGSETGHKSLCHPNSGAAGQFGELQTVRLGQYKAFYITGAAEACGGGTGKQEVHDPPLIFDLSDDEEESSPMDSGSEEYQAVLEQVQRERDALLRDIAKDHVSRADYTVDPSAAPCCDPGHVACRCEGGG
- the LOC133120132 gene encoding arylsulfatase G-like isoform X3 is translated as MAMGLTLLFLSGALLSGMLYYVTYQYRDLRKPNFIIILADDIGWGDLGMNLAGKSHTPHLDLMALGGMRFTDFHSPASTCSPSRAAILTGRHGLRNGVTHNFAVGSVGGLPLNESTFAQVLQATGYYTAMIGKWHLGHNGQFHPSHRGFDYYLGIPYSNDMGCTDSPGFDLPSCPPCEQDMLTYSHKHGGCYSKVALPLFENLSIVEQPLDLWTLAERYKQTAVNIIHGSRERGQPFLLYVALSHMHVPLSPDLSREGRDPGLVYAASLREMDSLVGAIKNASDDNDKENTLIWFTGGGSAKRTTWEGGHRVPTVAYWPGKIPENTTSRALLSGLDIFSTVLSLGGAEAPSHRHYDGMDITDILLHGSETGHKSLCHPNSGAAGQFGELQTVRLGQYKAFYITGAAEACGGGTGKQEVHDPPLIFDLSDDEEESSPMDSGSEEYQAVLEQVQRERDALLRDIAKDHVSRADYTVDPSAAPCCDPGHVACRCEGGG